TGCGCCCGCTCGAGGGCGGCGTCGGCCGACTCGCCCAGCAGGGGCCTGGCGATCCCCTGCGCCACCGCCCGCTCGACGGCTCGGGTCAGGTCCTGGTAGAGCCAAACGACCTCCCCGCTCTCGGCCATGCGCGTCCGGTTGGCCGGGGACTCCACGATGCCACCGCCGGTGGCCACCACCAGGTCGTCGCGTGCGGCCAGCTCGGCCAGCAGCGCTTGCTCGCGCTCGCGGAAGTAGGCCTCGCCGTCCCGTCGGAAGATGGCCGCGATGGGTCGGCCCTCCCGGACCTCGATCTCGACATCCATGTCGACGAAGGTCCGCCCCATGGCGTCGGCCAGCCGCCGGCCCACGCTGCTCTTGCCGCTGCCCATGAAGCCGGTCAGGTAGAGATTGGCGCTCATGTCGGACCCCGGGTGCGGGCCAGGCGGCGCCGGTAAGCCTCGACGGCGCCGGCCAGATCCTCGAGCGTGTCGCCCCCGAACTTGTCCACCACGGCCTCCGCCAGCACCCAGGCCACCATGGCCTCCGCCACCACCACGGCACGCGGTACGGCGCAGACGTCGCTGCGCTCCACGGCGGCCTCGGTCGGCTCTCGGGTGCGCAGGTCGACGGTGCCCAGGGGCTGCATCAGGGTCGAGAGGGGCTTCATGGCCGCCCGCACCACCACCGGCTGGCCCGTGGTGACGCCGCCCTCGAGGCCGCCCGACCGGTTGGACGGCCGCCAGAAGCCCCGACGCCGAGCGTCCGCGGCCCACTGGTCGGCCGGCACGTCACCGTAGGCGATGGGGTCGTGCACCGAGGACCCGGGCTGGGTGGCCGCCCAGAAGCCGTCCCCGATCTCGACGCCCTTGACGCCCGGGATGCTCATCAGGGCCATGGCCAGCCGCCCATCGAGGCGCCGGTCCCAGTGGACGTAGCTGCCCAGCCCCGGCATCACCCCGAGGGCCACCACCTCCAGGACCCCTCCCAGGGTGTCGCCACGGGCCCGGGCCTCGTCGATGGCGCGCATCATGGCCTCCGCCGCCAGCGGGTCCCCGCACCGCACGGGAGAGGCCTCGGCCTGGCTCGCCAGCGAATGCCAGTCGACCCCGGCGCCGCCCGAGAGCGGGTTGGCCCGCACCGGCCCGATGGCCACCACGTGGCCCACGAGGGAGATGCCCAGCGACTCCAGCAGTCGCCGCGCCACTGCTCCCGCCGCCACCCGGGCCGCCGTCTCGCGGGCCGAGGCGCGCTCCAGGACGTTGCGCACGTCGTCGAAGTCGTACTTGAGCGCCCCGGCCAGGTCGGCGTGACCCGGCCGGGGACGGGTCACCGGGCGTAGCCGCCAGTCGCCGCCGGTCGGCAAGGGGCCCACCGGCGGCGCGGGGTCCATGACCCGTCGCCATCGCTCGAAGTCTCGATTGGCGATCCGCATGGCGACCGGGCTGCCCAGGGTGAGGCCGTGGCGGACGCCGGAGAGGATCTCCACCCGGTCCGTCTCGATCTGCATGCGCCGGCCGCTGCCGTGCCCGACCTGCCGCCGCCGCAACTGGTGGTCGATGGCCTCGGCCTCCAGCGGCAGCCCCGCTGGCAGCCCCTCCACGATGACGCACAGCCCCGGCCCGTGCGACTCCCCCGCCGTCAAGAAGCGCAGCAACGGCCCCCCGACCCTCTCCTAAGCCCGGCTCCGCCGGGTCAACCGAGCCGAGAGCCTCTCGGCCGGCACCCATCCGCTTCGCACCATGCGCCGCAGCAGCCACCGCTCCACTCGCCGGCCCAGCCGGGTCAGGGCGTGCTCCCGCTCGTCCAACGGATCGACCAGGATCGCGCGCATGCCGGCCAGCTTGGCGCCCAGCACGTCGGTCCAGAGCTGATCGCCCACGGCAGCCGTCTCGTGGGGTCGGCACCCCACCAGCGCCGCCGCTCGCACGAAGGAGCCGGGCCAGGGCTTGAAGCCTCGAGGGGCCACCGGCACCCCCAGGAGCTTGGCCACCCACGCCCGGCGCGCGGGCGAGGCGTTGGAGAGGATGACGACCCGCAGCCCCGACTCCCTGGCTCTTCGCACGAACTGCCACGCCTGCTCGTCGAGCCGCGCCTGGCCCCACGGCGCCAGGGTGTTGTCGACGTCCACCAGGAGGCACCGGATGCCGCAGGCCAGGAGCGACGCGAGGTCGATGGCGTCGCCCCCCGGCACCCACAGGTCGGGCACCAGCAGGCGCCAGGGCACCCGGAGCCGCCCGCCCTGGTCGCGGCGGCCCTCCGCGGCCGGTGTGCCCATAGTGGCCCTATTATAACGTAGGCCCCGGCCGTGGACGAAGGGTGCCCTCAGCCGTTGGCCAGCTGGTGGTACAGCTTGGTCAGCGCCCGCTTCTCGATGCGGGAGACGTACGAGCGCGAGATACCCAGCGACTGGGAGATGTCGCGTTGGGTCTTGCGGATCCCGTCGACCAGCCCGTAGCGCATCTGCAGCACCCACCGCTCGCGGCGGCTCAACGTGCCCAGGGTGCGTCGCAGCCGGTCACGCTCCAGGGATGCCTCGACCTGTTCGCTCACCATGTCCTGATCGGTGCCCAGCACGTCGATGAGGGTCACCTCGTTGCCCTCTCCGTCGGAGCCGATGGGATCGTAGAGCAGTGCCTCGCCCCGGGTCTTGCGGCAGGCCCGCAGGTGCATCAGGATCTCGTTTTCGATGCACTTGGCCGCGTAGGTGGCCAGGCGCGTCTTGCGCGACGGGTCGAAGGTGTTGATGGCCTTGATGAGGCCGATGGTGCCGATGGAGATCAGGTCCTCGACGTCCTCGCCGGACGACTCGAACTTCTTGACCAGGTGCGCGACCAGGCGGAGGTTGTGCTCGACCAAGGTGTTACGAGCCCGGCGATCCCCCTGGAGCATGGCCTGCACCAGCCGGGCCTCCTCCGGCTCGTCGAGGGGCAGAGGAAAGGAGCCCTCGCCCCCGACGTAACCCGCCAGCCAGACCAGCTCCCGCAGGACCGAGGCCGCCAGCTCCACCAGAGCAGCGACGACGTACAAGCCGTGACCCCCCCCCGAAAGGAACGCCTCCCTATCGTATGGGAGGCGCGGGGATCGGGTGCTGGTCCTCGAGGCTGATCCTGCGGCCCATCGCTCAGAGGCGGACCTGCTGGCGGGCCCGGACGTGCTCCTGGAAGGTCCGGCTGAAGATGTGGGTGCCGTCTCCCCTGGCCACGAAGTACAGGTAGGGCGTGTCGGCCGGCGCCAGCGCCGCCTGGATGGAGGCGAGGCCCGGGCTGGCGATGGGCGTGGGGGGCAGCCCCCGGTACCGGTAGGTGTTGTACGGCGAATCGATGGCCAGGTGCTTGTTGTAGAGCTTGCGCGGCGCCGGGTCCAGCACGTACATCAGCGTCGGGTCCGCCTGCAGCGGCTGACCCAGGCGCAGTCGGTTGTGGAAGACCGACGAGATCAGCGGCCGCTCGCTGTCGCGCATGGCCTCCTTCTCGATGATGGAGGCCAGCGTGATGGCTTCGTGGAGGCTCAGGCCGCTGTCCTGGCCGAGCTCTTCGTAGACGGGCAGCACCTTCTCGGCGAAGCGGGCCACCATCTTCTGGATGATGGACGCCTCGCCCTGACCGACCTCGAACCGGTACGTATCGGGGAAGAGGTAGCCCTCCAGGCTCCCGGGCGGCTTGGGGATGCTGCGCTGCTCACCCAGCAGCCACGTGTCGTCCGAGGCCAACTCGATGAAGCGCTCGGCATCCACCAGGCCCCGGCGCTGGAGCTGAGCAGCGATGGTGCGGATGGTGGCCCCCTCCGGGATGGTCACCTGCTCGACGGCCACCGCGCCGCGCGCCATCATCCGCAGGACCTCCTGCAGGCGCATGTCGGGCCGGAGCCGGTAGTACCCCGCCTGGAGCGAGCCATCGAGCCCCTCCAGGCGCGCCATCACCCGAAAGAGGAGGGCCGACCGGATCAGGCCTTGTCGCTCCAGCAGCTCCCCCACCGCCGCGGCCGTCGAGCCCGCCGGCACCTCGACGACGACGGGCGCGACCAGCGGCCCCGTCTCCACCGGCATCAGATAGGCGGTCGCGGCAATGCCCGCCGTCGTGGCCGCCAGGGCCCCCATGGCCAGCGCGATCCCGGCGACGCGCCCCACGCGGAGCGTGGCCGCCCTCTGGCCGAGCGTGCTCACCCCCACACCCCCCGGTCTCGGGCCCGGGCGGGTGGTCCGCCCGAGGCGGCCACCACCGTGCCCGCGGCCTGGTCGACGATCAGGCGCGACGGTCGCCCGAGTCGTCGTCCTCTTCGTCGTCGAAGTCTTGGTCCAGCTCCTCGTCGCCCTGCTCCTCCAGGGCGTGCACCACCCGGTCGAACTCGTCGTCGTCCTCGACGTTGACCAGGATCTCCTCGCCGTCCGCGTCCCGGTCCAGCCGGAAGACGTAGGCGCCCTCCTCGGGATCCTCCTCCGGCAACAGGACCGCATAGCGTCGCCGGTCGACCTCGACCACGTCCACCAGCGTGAACTCGTGCTCGTGTCCCTCGTCATCCACCAGCGTGATCCGGTCCTCGTCCGCGTCGGCGAACAGACCCTCGCGCTCCTCGTCCGCCACGTGGCATCCCATCCTTTCCACCCCGCACACCTGAAGGGGCCTCGCCTACGCTAGGGTGCCTCACCCTGCCCTGCCCCTACCCGGCGCCGGGCCAGGTAGGTGTCCAAGACGATGGCTGCCGCCACGTGGTCGAGCACCTTCCGGCGACGGCCTCGGGAGAGGTCCGCCGCCAGCAAGATCCGTTCGGCCTCTCGGGTGCTGTACCGCTCGTCGACGAAGACGACCGGCACGCCGGTCAGACTCCGGAGCCGCCGGGCGAAGGCCCTCACCCGACGGGCTTCAGGGCCCTCCTCGCCACCGGTACGTGTTGGCAGCCCCACCACCACCTCCTTCACGTCATACCGTCGGATCATGGCCACGAGTCGCGTCAGCCCGCCGTCCTGGCCCGTCCGCACCACCGTCTGCAGGGGCTGCGCCGTGGCGCCGGTCGGGTCGGTGATGGCCACCCCGATGCGGCGCTCGCCCACATCCAGGGCCAGGATGCGCCCCCCCTGCTCC
This genomic interval from Limnochorda sp. LNt contains the following:
- the aroC gene encoding chorismate synthase — translated: MLRFLTAGESHGPGLCVIVEGLPAGLPLEAEAIDHQLRRRQVGHGSGRRMQIETDRVEILSGVRHGLTLGSPVAMRIANRDFERWRRVMDPAPPVGPLPTGGDWRLRPVTRPRPGHADLAGALKYDFDDVRNVLERASARETAARVAAGAVARRLLESLGISLVGHVVAIGPVRANPLSGGAGVDWHSLASQAEASPVRCGDPLAAEAMMRAIDEARARGDTLGGVLEVVALGVMPGLGSYVHWDRRLDGRLAMALMSIPGVKGVEIGDGFWAATQPGSSVHDPIAYGDVPADQWAADARRRGFWRPSNRSGGLEGGVTTGQPVVVRAAMKPLSTLMQPLGTVDLRTREPTEAAVERSDVCAVPRAVVVAEAMVAWVLAEAVVDKFGGDTLEDLAGAVEAYRRRLARTRGPT
- a CDS encoding YqeG family HAD IIIA-type phosphatase — its product is MPWRLLVPDLWVPGGDAIDLASLLACGIRCLLVDVDNTLAPWGQARLDEQAWQFVRRARESGLRVVILSNASPARRAWVAKLLGVPVAPRGFKPWPGSFVRAAALVGCRPHETAAVGDQLWTDVLGAKLAGMRAILVDPLDEREHALTRLGRRVERWLLRRMVRSGWVPAERLSARLTRRSRA
- the ruvX gene encoding Holliday junction resolvase RuvX, with translation MREQGGRILALDVGERRIGVAITDPTGATAQPLQTVVRTGQDGGLTRLVAMIRRYDVKEVVVGLPTRTGGEEGPEARRVRAFARRLRSLTGVPVVFVDERYSTREAERILLAADLSRGRRRKVLDHVAAAIVLDTYLARRRVGAGQGEAP
- the mltG gene encoding endolytic transglycosylase MltG, whose amino-acid sequence is MSTLGQRAATLRVGRVAGIALAMGALAATTAGIAATAYLMPVETGPLVAPVVVEVPAGSTAAAVGELLERQGLIRSALLFRVMARLEGLDGSLQAGYYRLRPDMRLQEVLRMMARGAVAVEQVTIPEGATIRTIAAQLQRRGLVDAERFIELASDDTWLLGEQRSIPKPPGSLEGYLFPDTYRFEVGQGEASIIQKMVARFAEKVLPVYEELGQDSGLSLHEAITLASIIEKEAMRDSERPLISSVFHNRLRLGQPLQADPTLMYVLDPAPRKLYNKHLAIDSPYNTYRYRGLPPTPIASPGLASIQAALAPADTPYLYFVARGDGTHIFSRTFQEHVRARQQVRL
- the sigK gene encoding RNA polymerase sporulation sigma factor SigK, which encodes MYVVAALVELAASVLRELVWLAGYVGGEGSFPLPLDEPEEARLVQAMLQGDRRARNTLVEHNLRLVAHLVKKFESSGEDVEDLISIGTIGLIKAINTFDPSRKTRLATYAAKCIENEILMHLRACRKTRGEALLYDPIGSDGEGNEVTLIDVLGTDQDMVSEQVEASLERDRLRRTLGTLSRRERWVLQMRYGLVDGIRKTQRDISQSLGISRSYVSRIEKRALTKLYHQLANG
- a CDS encoding DUF1292 domain-containing protein; the protein is MADEEREGLFADADEDRITLVDDEGHEHEFTLVDVVEVDRRRYAVLLPEEDPEEGAYVFRLDRDADGEEILVNVEDDDEFDRVVHALEEQGDEELDQDFDDEEDDDSGDRRA